From Rhodothermales bacterium, the proteins below share one genomic window:
- a CDS encoding HEAT repeat domain-containing protein, translating to MPRSLFSALLLLALALPARAQDNLDNIPIPDPQRELETLQILDGFEINLFASDPMIEKPMAMAWDEEGRLWVVGSNIYPHLLPGQPPNDKIYVLEDTDGDGQADQTTVFADNLLTPSGIAVGDGGVYVANSTEILHIRDLDGDGYGEDRRVVLRGFGADDTHHIIHAFRWGPDGMLYINQSIYIFSHIETPWGVRRLRQGGIWHFRPESLRLDVFATGFVNPWGHEFDAWGQSFATDGAFHEGINHVFPGAAFVTAYQAERILPGLNPGQPKHAGLAIVSGRHMPDSLQGNMITNDFRANRVNRFAVEDQPDGTYRSTQRPDLITTDHVAFRPVDVTIGPDGAIYLADWYNPIIQHGEVDFRDARRDHIHGRIWRITAKGRPLVTPPRLKDASVAELLDALQLPEEWTRAQARRLLKERGAAEVMPVLDPWVASLDRSMPDGQRLLLEGLWLHQALDVVDPALLREAMASPDAHVRAAATRVLYHWNGRIEDVDALLKQAAADPHRRVRREAVSALGRRGSADAALSALSILDQPMDEELDYALWHTLRLLKDAWYEPAMASSAFFPSAQQRAFALMAVHTPDAMEQLAGLYASRELPADYAEKTLELLARYGDAGDLNVVLEEALGGAAYGENGRVDYLAALEEAEPVPSDAPGRIAGLLSDDDEDVRASAARLVGAWQIAAGRPALLRIIKDTQTSPALMRAAISGFARLKDAESRSELAALIAAGNPPALRIAVAAALTEIDAAAYGPQAAALLNELPASADVTPLFRSLYRSDGGRGVLASSLAEEAIPAAFATAGLAAYRGNRQRDAKLLAALEASGGVPPVERMPQDPDPLELQRIEMDVKASGDPAHGEQIYRRASLACQRCHAIGGAGGLVGPDLSSIGASAPTDYLIEALLKPDAAVKDGYALVVVQRKDGSSVSGLLVRETGDAILLRDTGGQVQRIPSAQVEQQQILPGSLMPPGLTAPLEREEFVDLVAFLSRLGEPGDYRLATTPAVRTWDVATPSPAGEPAPVAQAGSVAWSPVYSLVSGALPLDELPVLNASGGASIGIARFRFVAQSDGLAAFDIQPAAGLSLLIDGETVAIQDGRAERTVSAGEHVATVVVDRAAFSQASLHIQLNTDRSAGRIQLVNAPD from the coding sequence ATGCCTCGATCGCTTTTCTCCGCCCTCCTGCTTCTGGCCCTCGCCCTCCCGGCGCGCGCCCAGGACAACCTGGACAATATCCCGATCCCCGATCCGCAACGCGAACTCGAGACGCTGCAGATCCTGGATGGATTCGAGATCAATCTGTTCGCCTCCGATCCGATGATCGAGAAGCCCATGGCCATGGCGTGGGATGAGGAAGGCCGGCTCTGGGTCGTCGGCAGCAACATCTACCCGCATCTCCTCCCCGGCCAGCCGCCCAACGACAAGATCTATGTCCTGGAAGATACCGACGGCGACGGGCAGGCGGATCAGACCACCGTCTTCGCCGACAACCTCCTGACCCCATCGGGCATCGCCGTCGGCGACGGAGGCGTGTATGTGGCCAATTCGACCGAGATCCTCCACATCCGGGACCTCGACGGCGACGGGTACGGCGAGGATCGGCGCGTGGTGCTGCGCGGCTTCGGGGCGGACGACACGCACCACATCATCCATGCTTTCCGCTGGGGACCGGACGGCATGCTGTACATCAACCAGTCGATCTACATCTTCAGCCACATCGAGACGCCCTGGGGCGTGCGCCGGCTGCGCCAGGGCGGCATCTGGCACTTCCGCCCGGAGTCGCTCCGGCTCGACGTTTTCGCCACCGGCTTCGTCAATCCGTGGGGACACGAGTTCGACGCATGGGGCCAGTCGTTCGCCACCGACGGCGCGTTCCACGAAGGCATCAACCACGTTTTCCCGGGGGCGGCCTTCGTGACGGCCTACCAGGCGGAGCGGATCCTGCCCGGCCTCAACCCGGGCCAGCCCAAACACGCCGGCCTGGCCATCGTCAGCGGCCGGCACATGCCGGACTCGCTCCAGGGCAACATGATCACCAACGACTTCCGCGCCAACCGGGTTAACCGGTTCGCGGTCGAGGACCAGCCCGACGGGACGTACCGCTCCACCCAGCGACCGGACCTGATCACGACCGACCACGTCGCCTTCCGGCCCGTCGACGTCACCATCGGCCCCGACGGCGCCATCTATCTGGCCGACTGGTACAACCCGATCATCCAGCATGGCGAGGTCGACTTCCGGGACGCCCGCCGCGACCATATCCACGGCCGCATCTGGCGGATCACGGCGAAAGGCCGGCCCCTCGTCACCCCGCCCCGTCTCAAGGACGCCTCCGTCGCGGAATTGCTCGACGCCCTGCAACTGCCCGAGGAGTGGACGCGCGCCCAGGCGCGCCGGCTGCTGAAGGAACGCGGCGCCGCCGAGGTCATGCCCGTACTCGATCCGTGGGTCGCCTCGCTCGACCGCTCCATGCCCGACGGCCAGCGGCTGCTCCTCGAAGGCCTCTGGCTCCATCAGGCGCTCGACGTCGTCGATCCCGCCCTGCTTCGTGAGGCGATGGCCTCGCCGGATGCCCACGTCCGCGCCGCCGCGACGCGGGTGCTGTACCACTGGAACGGGCGCATCGAGGACGTCGATGCCCTCCTGAAGCAGGCTGCCGCCGACCCCCACCGACGCGTCCGTCGGGAAGCCGTATCGGCCCTGGGCCGGCGCGGGTCGGCGGATGCCGCCCTCAGCGCCCTGTCGATCCTCGACCAGCCGATGGACGAAGAGCTCGACTATGCCCTCTGGCATACCCTCCGCCTCCTGAAAGACGCCTGGTACGAGCCGGCGATGGCGTCCTCCGCCTTCTTCCCCTCCGCGCAGCAGCGCGCGTTCGCGTTGATGGCTGTCCATACCCCGGACGCCATGGAGCAGCTCGCCGGTCTGTATGCCAGCCGCGAACTGCCCGCCGACTACGCCGAAAAAACGCTCGAACTCCTGGCGCGCTACGGCGATGCCGGCGACCTCAACGTCGTCCTCGAGGAAGCGCTCGGCGGCGCCGCGTACGGCGAGAACGGCCGCGTCGACTACCTCGCCGCCCTGGAGGAGGCCGAGCCAGTCCCCTCCGATGCCCCCGGGCGCATCGCCGGCCTGCTGTCGGATGACGACGAAGACGTGCGCGCTTCGGCGGCGCGGCTGGTGGGCGCGTGGCAGATCGCCGCCGGCCGGCCGGCGCTCCTGCGCATCATCAAGGATACCCAGACCTCGCCCGCCCTGATGCGCGCCGCCATCAGCGGGTTCGCGCGATTGAAGGACGCCGAGAGCCGGTCCGAGCTGGCCGCCCTGATCGCCGCCGGCAATCCCCCGGCCCTGCGCATCGCCGTAGCGGCCGCGCTCACCGAGATCGATGCGGCGGCGTACGGTCCGCAGGCCGCCGCCCTGCTCAACGAGCTGCCGGCCAGCGCCGACGTCACCCCGCTCTTCAGGTCGTTGTACCGGTCGGATGGCGGCCGCGGCGTCCTCGCATCGTCGCTCGCCGAGGAGGCCATCCCCGCGGCGTTCGCGACGGCCGGCCTCGCCGCCTACCGCGGCAACCGGCAGCGGGATGCAAAGCTGCTCGCCGCCCTCGAAGCCTCGGGCGGCGTACCGCCCGTCGAACGGATGCCCCAGGACCCCGACCCCCTCGAGCTGCAGCGGATCGAGATGGACGTCAAGGCCAGCGGCGACCCGGCGCATGGCGAACAGATCTACCGCCGCGCGTCGCTCGCCTGCCAGCGGTGCCACGCCATCGGCGGCGCCGGCGGACTCGTCGGGCCCGACCTGAGCAGCATCGGCGCGAGCGCGCCGACCGACTACCTGATCGAGGCGTTGCTCAAGCCCGACGCGGCCGTGAAGGACGGCTATGCGCTCGTCGTGGTGCAGCGCAAGGACGGCAGCAGCGTCAGCGGACTGCTGGTGCGCGAAACCGGCGACGCCATCCTCCTGCGCGACACCGGCGGACAGGTTCAGCGCATTCCCTCCGCGCAGGTCGAACAGCAGCAGATCCTTCCGGGGTCGCTCATGCCGCCCGGCCTCACCGCCCCGCTCGAACGCGAGGAGTTCGTGGACCTCGTCGCGTTCCTGTCGCGCCTCGGCGAACCCGGCGACTACCGGCTGGCGACGACGCCGGCCGTCCGCACCTGGGATGTGGCTACCCCCTCCCCCGCCGGCGAGCCCGCCCCGGTCGCGCAGGCCGGCTCCGTCGCGTGGTCACCCGTCTACAGCCTGGTTTCCGGCGCGCTGCCCCTGGACGAACTGCCGGTCCTGAATGCCTCGGGCGGCGCGTCGATCGGTATCGCGCGCTTCCGGTTCGTGGCGCAGAGCGACGGACTCGCGGCGTTCGACATCCAGCCGGCGGCCGGCCTGTCGCTGCTGATCGACGGCGAAACCGTGGCCATCCAGGACGGTCGCGCGGAGCGCACGGTCTCGGCCGGCGAGCACGTGGCGACGGTCGTCGTGGACCGGGCGGCATTCTCGCAGGCTTCCCTGCATATCCAGTTAAACACCGATCGGAGCGCGGGACGCATCCAGCTGGTGAACGCCCCGGACTGA
- a CDS encoding lysophospholipid acyltransferase family protein, which produces MIPDTLDTSPDRYGRISYAAPEDPWPKRFAIRAIERLSGRPAIERRYRALRARLERPSDFWQAALDALGVALRYDERRLAAVPADGPLVVVANHPLGVVDGLALCALGNRLRPRFQILTNRALCTDPMLDPYLLPVDFAETREATRTNIATKQAALETLSAGGALLIFPAGGIATATGWRGPVVDLPWKRFAARLIQASGATVVPIFFYGQNSRLFQLVSQFSLTLRLALILHEVRRHRGRPLRIAIGEPIPFHDLAHLQDRQALLDVLRQRVEALESG; this is translated from the coding sequence ATGATACCAGACACCCTGGATACGTCGCCCGATCGCTACGGCCGCATCTCGTACGCCGCGCCCGAGGATCCCTGGCCGAAGCGGTTCGCCATCCGGGCCATCGAGCGGCTCTCGGGCCGGCCGGCGATCGAGCGGCGCTACCGGGCGCTGCGCGCCCGACTGGAGCGGCCATCCGACTTCTGGCAGGCCGCGCTCGATGCGCTCGGCGTCGCCCTGCGCTACGACGAGCGCCGGCTCGCCGCCGTGCCGGCCGACGGACCCCTCGTCGTCGTCGCCAACCACCCGCTCGGCGTGGTCGACGGCCTGGCCCTGTGCGCCCTCGGCAACCGGCTCCGGCCGCGCTTCCAGATCCTGACCAACCGGGCCCTCTGCACCGACCCCATGCTCGATCCGTACCTGCTGCCGGTCGACTTCGCCGAGACGCGGGAAGCGACCCGGACGAACATCGCGACCAAACAGGCGGCGCTCGAAACCCTGTCGGCCGGCGGCGCCCTGCTCATCTTTCCCGCCGGCGGCATCGCCACCGCTACGGGGTGGCGGGGCCCGGTCGTCGACCTCCCGTGGAAACGTTTCGCGGCGCGCCTCATCCAGGCCAGCGGCGCCACCGTCGTTCCGATCTTTTTTTACGGCCAGAACAGCCGGCTTTTCCAGCTCGTCAGCCAGTTCAGCCTCACCCTCCGGCTCGCCCTCATCCTGCATGAGGTGCGGCGCCACCGGGGCCGGCCGCTGCGCATCGCCATCGGCGAACCCATCCCGTTTCACGACCTCGCGCACCTCCAGGACCGCCAGGCGCTGCTCGACGTGCTCCGGCAACGGGTCGAGGCGCTCGAAAGCGGATGA
- a CDS encoding SGNH/GDSL hydrolase family protein, giving the protein MRTLLLIALFFLTASRVGAQTAPFELRQGDRVVFVGDGLFETALDYGQIELMLATRWPERHVTFRNIGWSGDTVYGESRDHFTNPPTAYQHLIEQIKTAAPTVAFVGYGSGLAFADDAGFETFETGLNALLDTLAALPARVVLLSPPPHEPDVSPVPDVSGFNDNLRRAAARIAAVAERRSLPFVDLFAGLYEAAARPDLAITSNGIHLDETGYRLAADQIAVSLDLPGPVSAITVDISEQQLDTGFGDATLVDLSPEAVRFEFQQPALPTGEASTTLAVRGLRRGRYALYIDNQKVATASADAWRAGVAFQNDAEARQVEQLHRTILTVNELYFQQYRPQNETYLVGFRQYEQGQNARELDLITPLLGEHDNEIGRLRRPRRYTYRLVAEK; this is encoded by the coding sequence ATGCGCACGCTCCTGCTGATCGCACTCTTCTTCCTCACCGCCTCCCGCGTCGGCGCCCAGACCGCGCCGTTCGAACTCCGCCAGGGAGACCGCGTCGTTTTTGTGGGCGACGGACTCTTCGAGACGGCGCTGGACTATGGCCAGATCGAGCTGATGCTCGCCACCCGCTGGCCCGAGCGCCACGTCACCTTCCGCAACATCGGATGGAGCGGCGACACGGTCTACGGCGAGTCGCGGGATCACTTCACCAACCCGCCCACCGCCTACCAGCACCTGATCGAGCAAATCAAAACGGCGGCGCCCACCGTGGCGTTCGTCGGGTATGGATCCGGTCTCGCCTTTGCCGACGACGCCGGTTTTGAAACGTTCGAGACCGGACTGAACGCGCTCCTCGACACCCTCGCGGCGCTGCCGGCCCGCGTCGTCCTCCTCAGCCCGCCCCCGCACGAGCCCGACGTGTCGCCCGTGCCGGATGTGTCCGGCTTCAACGACAACCTCCGCCGCGCCGCCGCCCGCATCGCCGCCGTGGCGGAGCGCCGGAGCCTGCCGTTCGTCGACCTCTTCGCCGGCCTGTACGAGGCCGCCGCCCGCCCCGACCTCGCCATCACGTCGAACGGCATCCACCTCGACGAGACCGGCTACCGCCTCGCGGCGGACCAGATCGCCGTGTCGCTCGATCTCCCGGGCCCGGTCTCCGCCATAACGGTCGACATTTCCGAACAACAGCTCGATACCGGCTTCGGCGACGCCACGCTCGTCGACCTGTCCCCCGAGGCCGTACGCTTTGAATTCCAGCAACCGGCGCTGCCCACGGGCGAGGCATCGACCACGCTGGCCGTCCGCGGCCTCCGCCGCGGGCGCTACGCGCTGTACATCGACAACCAGAAAGTGGCCACGGCCTCCGCCGATGCGTGGCGCGCCGGCGTGGCGTTTCAAAACGACGCGGAAGCCCGGCAGGTCGAACAGCTGCACCGGACCATCCTGACCGTGAACGAGCTCTACTTCCAGCAATACCGACCCCAGAACGAAACCTACCTCGTCGGCTTCCGCCAGTACGAGCAGGGACAGAACGCGCGCGAACTCGACCTCATCACGCCGTTACTCGGCGAGCACGATAACGAGATCGGACGGTTACGCCGGCCCCGCCGCTACACCTATCGCCTCGTCGCAGAGAAGTAA
- a CDS encoding FAD-binding oxidoreductase gives MLPSAFQQEMIRSELEEVVGEDHITIGEAEKLIYSVDWSWMPQMWMDRGEMLRPPDYIVHPGSVKEITEIMIIANKYKLPVIPWGGGSGTQGGAVPIYGGIIVDLKRLNKIIEIDEKTLSVTAQAGINGTQLEWALNEKGLTLPHYPASANCATLGGYLAPRGSGTISTKYGKAEDLVMSMQVVLPSGHVMRTPPVPNHAAGPDFARLFLGTEGVFGIITEATMQVDYQPESRLLRAVLFDDFSKAIEAGRLMMAKRLQPFVIRLYDQNSTRMLIKSILGYEFEGAYMVIGFDGDPEIAALQEEKAMDICTKLGARDLGREPGEKWWNHRYDFYYPPRSLKMPWMYGTTETVATYDKMETIYWAQKKAVEETYADWGITYIGHFSHWWHWGTMVYSRFIIENPPADAREALRLHNRVWNTAVTAALDNGGMLNEHHGVGLKLARFVRRQYGDAWPFLESLKKMIDPNGIMNPGKVGFGI, from the coding sequence ATGCTCCCCAGTGCATTTCAGCAGGAGATGATCCGCAGCGAGTTGGAGGAAGTGGTCGGCGAAGACCACATCACCATAGGCGAAGCGGAAAAGCTCATTTATTCCGTCGACTGGTCGTGGATGCCGCAGATGTGGATGGACCGCGGCGAGATGCTTCGGCCCCCCGACTACATCGTGCATCCGGGCTCGGTGAAAGAAATCACCGAGATCATGATCATCGCCAATAAATACAAGTTGCCGGTGATACCCTGGGGCGGCGGCTCCGGCACGCAGGGTGGCGCCGTGCCGATCTACGGCGGCATCATCGTGGATCTGAAGCGGCTCAACAAGATCATCGAGATCGACGAGAAGACGCTTTCGGTGACGGCCCAGGCCGGCATCAACGGCACCCAGCTCGAGTGGGCGCTGAACGAAAAGGGGCTCACCCTGCCGCACTATCCGGCGTCGGCCAACTGCGCCACGCTGGGCGGTTACCTGGCCCCGCGCGGCAGCGGCACCATCAGCACCAAATACGGCAAGGCGGAGGACCTGGTGATGAGCATGCAGGTCGTGCTCCCCAGCGGCCACGTCATGCGGACGCCGCCGGTGCCGAATCACGCCGCCGGGCCCGATTTTGCGCGGCTCTTCCTGGGGACGGAGGGCGTGTTCGGGATCATCACCGAAGCCACGATGCAGGTCGATTACCAGCCCGAGAGCCGGCTCCTGCGCGCGGTGCTGTTCGACGATTTCTCGAAGGCCATCGAGGCCGGCCGGCTGATGATGGCCAAGCGCCTCCAGCCGTTCGTCATCCGCCTCTACGACCAGAACTCCACCCGGATGCTCATCAAGTCCATCCTGGGTTATGAGTTCGAGGGCGCCTACATGGTGATCGGGTTCGACGGGGATCCGGAGATCGCGGCGCTGCAGGAAGAGAAGGCGATGGACATCTGCACGAAGCTCGGCGCCCGGGATCTGGGCCGCGAGCCGGGCGAGAAGTGGTGGAACCATCGGTACGACTTCTACTACCCGCCCCGCAGCCTCAAGATGCCCTGGATGTACGGCACGACCGAGACCGTGGCGACCTACGACAAGATGGAGACGATCTACTGGGCCCAGAAGAAGGCGGTCGAGGAGACTTATGCCGACTGGGGGATCACCTACATCGGCCACTTCTCCCACTGGTGGCACTGGGGCACGATGGTGTACTCCCGCTTCATCATCGAAAACCCGCCGGCCGATGCCCGCGAGGCGCTCCGTCTGCACAACCGGGTCTGGAACACCGCCGTCACCGCTGCGCTCGACAACGGCGGCATGCTCAACGAGCACCACGGCGTGGGCCTGAAGCTGGCGCGGTTTGTCCGCCGGCAGTACGGCGACGCCTGGCCTTTCCTCGAGTCGCTCAAAAAAATGATCGACCCGAACGGCATCATGAACCCCGGCAAGGTCGGGTTCGGCATCTGA
- a CDS encoding (Fe-S)-binding protein, whose amino-acid sequence MSIIDTTENCRHCLMCRHVCPVGHVTFLETYTPHGWGQIVASEKRGLTSWNETTATAMYACADCGLCASHCVYDQPLPDALAAARALLVERELAPAALKPLVDRLAQFGNAYADKAPEKVAGAGAVALFVGDEAAHLRPETLDAALTLLRKAGVDPVLIGRGRSDGMTPASLGYTGIARQLAEATLDELSATGATRLFVLSPGAAYAIGTMYAKRLGLQVPAGVEIVDTATFLAQRLNEGAISFKQAAAGVPIAYVDPTHTVRALDRIDAPRALLRAVLPDAPIELFWAKDRAFPSGNVPLAFTDNGIAEKLTRNRLEDARDRGAQGVVSECPGTLAALSQHAGAYGLNVKGLFELLAERLN is encoded by the coding sequence ATGAGCATCATCGACACCACCGAAAACTGCCGGCATTGCCTCATGTGCCGGCACGTGTGCCCGGTCGGGCACGTCACGTTCCTCGAGACCTACACGCCGCACGGCTGGGGGCAGATCGTTGCGTCCGAGAAGCGCGGGCTGACGAGCTGGAACGAGACGACGGCGACGGCCATGTATGCCTGCGCCGATTGCGGGCTCTGTGCCTCGCACTGCGTCTACGACCAGCCGCTGCCGGATGCCCTGGCGGCGGCGCGCGCGCTGCTCGTCGAACGCGAACTCGCTCCCGCCGCGCTGAAACCGCTGGTCGACCGGCTCGCGCAGTTCGGCAACGCGTATGCGGACAAGGCCCCCGAGAAGGTTGCCGGCGCGGGCGCGGTGGCCCTCTTCGTCGGCGACGAGGCGGCGCATCTTCGCCCGGAAACGCTGGACGCGGCGCTGACGCTGCTCCGCAAGGCCGGCGTCGACCCCGTGCTCATCGGCCGCGGCCGCAGCGACGGCATGACGCCGGCGTCGCTGGGCTACACGGGCATCGCCCGTCAGCTGGCTGAGGCGACGCTGGACGAGCTGTCCGCCACGGGCGCGACGCGCCTTTTCGTGCTGAGCCCCGGGGCCGCCTACGCCATCGGGACGATGTACGCCAAGCGCCTCGGCCTGCAGGTGCCGGCCGGCGTGGAGATCGTCGACACCGCCACCTTCCTGGCGCAGCGTCTGAACGAAGGCGCGATTTCGTTCAAGCAGGCCGCCGCAGGCGTGCCGATCGCCTACGTGGATCCCACCCACACGGTGCGCGCCCTCGACCGCATCGACGCGCCCCGCGCGCTGCTCCGGGCCGTCCTGCCCGATGCGCCGATCGAGCTGTTCTGGGCGAAGGACCGCGCGTTTCCCTCGGGCAACGTGCCGCTCGCCTTCACGGACAACGGCATCGCCGAAAAGCTCACGCGGAACCGCCTCGAAGACGCCCGCGACCGCGGCGCCCAGGGCGTCGTGAGCGAATGCCCCGGCACGCTCGCCGCACTGAGCCAGCACGCCGGCGCGTACGGCCTGAACGTAAAAGGATTGTTTGAACTGCTGGCCGAAAGGCTGAACTAG
- a CDS encoding sugar phosphate isomerase/epimerase yields the protein MHLSMHNWMRAEPLEVTVRRLAKYGYESLEISGEPEKYNTKEVRKLLKDNHIRCWGTVTLMLGDRNLVGKDEAKRAMSVQYVKDCITMVKELDGYEISIVPGTVGKITADSTPENEWKWAVECMKEIYDFALKSGVRPAIEPINRFETYFVTRGAQALALAEATGPECGVCLDTFHMNIEEADMFETIRTVGKRIVDFHVCDSNRMACGQGHLDWLKIVGTLMTAGYDGALTVEFVSPLDRTPANPYPNAVERNPVDISPEQLKFIEDHGSSLISEEFYNWEVQLCAEKLLPLIR from the coding sequence GTGCATCTATCCATGCATAACTGGATGCGGGCTGAACCCCTTGAGGTGACGGTCCGCCGGCTTGCCAAATACGGCTACGAAAGCCTTGAAATCAGTGGCGAGCCTGAAAAGTACAACACGAAGGAGGTCCGCAAACTCCTCAAGGACAACCACATCCGCTGCTGGGGCACGGTGACGCTGATGCTGGGCGACCGGAACCTGGTGGGGAAGGACGAGGCCAAGCGCGCCATGTCGGTCCAGTACGTCAAGGACTGCATCACGATGGTGAAGGAGCTGGACGGCTACGAGATCAGCATCGTCCCCGGGACGGTCGGCAAGATCACGGCGGACTCCACGCCGGAGAACGAGTGGAAGTGGGCGGTCGAGTGCATGAAGGAGATCTATGATTTCGCGCTGAAGTCGGGCGTTCGCCCCGCCATCGAGCCGATCAACCGCTTCGAGACCTATTTCGTCACCCGCGGCGCCCAGGCGCTCGCCCTCGCCGAGGCCACCGGCCCCGAGTGCGGCGTCTGCCTCGACACGTTCCACATGAATATCGAGGAAGCGGATATGTTCGAGACGATCCGGACCGTCGGGAAGCGGATCGTGGACTTCCACGTGTGCGACTCCAACCGCATGGCCTGCGGCCAGGGGCACCTCGACTGGCTCAAGATCGTCGGCACCCTGATGACTGCCGGCTACGACGGCGCGCTCACGGTCGAGTTCGTCTCGCCGCTCGACCGCACGCCGGCGAACCCGTACCCGAACGCCGTCGAGCGGAATCCGGTGGATATCTCTCCCGAGCAGCTGAAGTTCATCGAGGATCACGGCAGCAGCCTGATCAGCGAGGAATTCTACAACTGGGAAGTGCAGTTGTGCGCGGAGAAGCTTCTGCCGCTGATCCGGTAG